From one Lotus japonicus ecotype B-129 chromosome 3, LjGifu_v1.2 genomic stretch:
- the LOC130743330 gene encoding histone H4, whose translation MSGRGKGGKGLGKGGAKRHRKVLRDNIQGITKPAIRRLARRGGVKRISGLIYEETRGVLKIFLENVIRDAVTYTEHARRKTVTAMDVVYALKRQGRTLYGFGG comes from the coding sequence ATGTCTGGGCGTGGAAAAGGAGGCAAGGGATTGGGAAAGGGAGGAGCGAAACGACACCGTAAGGTTCTCCGCGACAACATTCAGGGAATCACGAAGCCAGCGATTCGGCGTTTGGCTCGCAGGGGTGGCGTGAAGCGTATCAGTGGCTTGATCTATGAGGAGACTCGTGGTGTTCTGAAGATCTTTCTTGAGAATGTGATTCGTGATGCTGTTACCTACACTGAGCATGCTAGGAGGAAGACTGTTACTGCTATGGATGTTGTGTATGCTCTCAAGAGGCAGGGAAGAACCCTCTATGGATTTGGGGGTTAG